In Marispirochaeta aestuarii, the genomic window AGTTATGGCTAATCTTCAAGTGAAAGACATAGACGAAAAACTATATGATACACTTAGACGTCTGGCATCAAATGATAGGCGATCTATAAGCCAGGAAGTCGTGTATATTTTGCAGAAATATCTATCTAAACCCCATAGCTTTGAAAGAAATCCAACCGATGAATTTCTTAAATTATCTGGTAGTTGGGAAGATGATCGGTCAGAAGATGAAATAGTTTCAGAGATATATTCCAACAGACGTAATTCTACTCGTTTTGGAAGCGATGATGAGTTATTTGATTGATACGGACATTCTCATTTACAGCATAAAAGGGAATGAAAAAGTAAATGAGAAATTTCAAATACAGAAAAATGAACCGAAATCTCTCTCGGTAATAACGTATGGAGAATTGGTATTCGGTGCAAAGAAATCATCAAAAATTGAAAAAAACCTGGCGCGAGTAAGAAGAATATCTGAGTTATTTCCAATAATAGATGTTACCCCGGCAATAATGGAAACGTACGGAGAATATAAAGCTCTATTGTCAAAAACGGGAATAGTAATTGATGATATGAATTTATTGATTGC contains:
- a CDS encoding antitoxin, with protein sequence MANLQVKDIDEKLYDTLRRLASNDRRSISQEVVYILQKYLSKPHSFERNPTDEFLKLSGSWEDDRSEDEIVSEIYSNRRNSTRFGSDDELFD
- a CDS encoding type II toxin-antitoxin system VapC family toxin, coding for MSYLIDTDILIYSIKGNEKVNEKFQIQKNEPKSLSVITYGELVFGAKKSSKIEKNLARVRRISELFPIIDVTPAIMETYGEYKALLSKTGIVIDDMNLLIASTAITHNLILVTNNVRHFRRIKELEIDNWST